The DNA sequence GCAGCGCGAGACGCAGGTCCTCCGTCACATGGCGTTGGGGCTGTCCAACAAGGAGATCGCCCAGTCGCTGACGATCAGCGTCGAGACCGTGAAGGAGCACGTGCAGAACATCCTCCGCAAGATCGCGGTCTCCGACCGGACCCAGGCGGCGGTGTGGGCCGTGCGCCGCGGCTTGGTCTGAGCGGCTGCTCGGGGACGACCGCCAGGCCGGAACAGCCCGTGGAGCGCCGCCGCCAGCCCTTGGCGAGGGGATCGTCCGTCACCGCGCCCGCGGATGTGCCTTGTCGAAGGCCTCGAGGAGCCGGCTGGTGGTGACGTGGGTGTAAATCTGCGTCGTCGCCAGGCTCTTGTGCCCGAGGAGCTCCTGGACGCTGCGGATGTCGGCGCCGGCGTCGAGCAGATGGGTCGCGAAGCTGTGCCGCAACGTGTGGGGGCTGGCCCGTCCGGCCAGCCCGACCGCTGCAAGGTGCTTTTCGAGGAGCCGGGCGACGCCCCGCACGCTCAACCGGCCGCCGGCGCGGTTGGTGAACAGCGCCCGGCTGCGCCCGCTGTGACCGTCGCTTCGTGAGGTAAGCCATGCCGACAGCGCGTCGCGGGCGTGGCGCCCGACCATCCCCAACCGTTCGCGTCGCCCTTTGCCCCGGACCCGGACCGAACCGTCGTCGAGGTCGAGATCGGCCTCGTCGAGGCTGACCACCTCGCGGACGCGCAGCCCGGCGGAGTACATCAGCTCGAGGATCGCCCGGTCGCGGAGACCGCCGGCGGCCCGTGGATTCGGGGCGGCGAGGAGCCGGGCGATCTCCTCGCCGGAGAGGAATCGGGGCAGGCGGCGCGCCTTGCGGGGGCTACGGACGGGCCGCGCCGGGTTGGCACGCACCCAGCCCTCGCGCTGGCCGAAGGCGTAGAAGCTTCGCATGCTGGCGAGTTTGCGGGCGACGGTCGTCGCGGCGTAGCCGCTGGCCGCGAGGCCTCCGGCGTAGCGCCTCAGCAGGGTCGTGGTCGCGCCGGCAGGGTCCGCGCAGCCGGCCGAGGCGAGGAACCCGCCGAGCTGGAGAAGGTCCTCGCGATAGCTCTTGAGGGTCAGCGGGGACGCGCCGCGCTGGGAGGCGAGGTGCTCCAGGAACCGCTCGGCGCGCGCGTCGAACGGGCCGCCTTCCCGCGCCGCCATCTCAGGCCGGCCGATCGGCTGGGGGCACGAAACGGACGCGCCCGGCGCGGGCCGGGGCCCGGCGGACCTTGTCGCCGAGCACCGCGGCGTCGTGCCACGAGAAGTTCAGGTCCGGATCGGCGGCATACTTCCCCAGCACCCTCACGGCCGCGTCGCGGCTCTCGTCGTCGTAGAGGAACACGTAGCGTTCCCCCCCCTTGACCAGGGCAATCACGTTGATGTCGCGCGACGGCATGCGGGGCGGCCCTCGGGGATCGGTCGGACGCGACGCGCCCACCGAGGTGCTATCGGTCGCCGTCAACCTGCCGCCCCACTGATCCGGGGATGGCGCGGTCAAGTCCCTGCGATCCTGCGGGGCTACCGCCGTCCACCGCCGCCGCGGTCAGAACAAACCGCCGAGATTCCGCAGACAGATCGGTTCGCGGCAGGTGAACGCCTCGCCGTGGCTGACTCCCGCGAGTGCGCCGAAGTACCGGGCGGCGGCCTCGACGCGGTCGAGGACCGTCGGAGGCGGGGCGTCGGGGGGGAACTGGCTGGCGTAACAGGACAGGCAACGTCGCTTCACCTCCCACGTCGAAGAGATGTCGACGACGAAGGCGGGTCGGAAGTGGACCTTGAGGTGGACGGCGGCGTAGTGGTAGATCCGCTGGGGGTGCCACGGTTCCCCCGGCAGGTCGCATTTCGTGAGCTTCGCCCAGAACCGCGCCGCGGTGACCAGACGAGTGGCGGCGATGTGATCGGGGTGGGCATCGACCCAGTGCGGCGCGAACAACCAGCGCGGACGGGTGCGACGGATGACGCCGGCGAGGGCGGCGCGGGCGGCGAGGTTCGCCCGGAGACGGCGGTTGGGGAGGCCGAGGTTCTCCCGCCAGTCGAGTCCCAGTTCCCGTGTCGCCGCTGCCGTCTCCAGCGCCCGCGTTTCCACCGATCCATGGGGCGTGGGTTCGCCGTCGGTCAGGTCGAGAACGCCGACGGAGTGTCCCTGGGCCCGGAGCAGGGCGATCGTGCCCGCCATGCCCAGTTCGGCATCGTCCGGATGCGGGGCAATGACGAGGGCGTCGATCATGGCCGGCCAGTGGACGAACGGGGAGTGGCGACGGTCGGCCAGCGACCACGGAAACAGCATACCCGCGGGGCGGCTGCGGCCGTGACGCTGCACGCGGCTCCGGGCAGGGCCGTCGGGTAGAATCGGCGGGAGGCGTCGTGCGTCGAGCGACGGTCTGCGGCCCGCGGAGAGAGAGCCAGGCATGGACGATCGTTCCGACCCTGCGCCGGGATCGGCCGGGGATGACGAGCGGGCCGGCGCCAATGAGCCCGTCGATCACGGCGACGCCGGGGGCGGGGACAGCGACCGGGCGCGGGCCGAGGGGGGGGAGGGGGAAGGTCCCGTGCCCCTCGCCGACGAATCCTCCGGCCGCGGGCCTGTTCCGGCGCTGACGGTCTTTCCCCCTCCCGACTTCGTCGTCGGCGACCATGATGGCGAGCAGGACGGGGGCGACGGGATCTCCCCTTCACGTCGCGATGCGCCGCGCGCTGCCGACGACTTGAGCTTCGCCGAGGCGGAGGCCGAACCCGGCGACTCGGTCTTCGATTCAGACGGTGAAGAAGCCCTCGACGACCCGGGCGGTTTCGACGCAGCCGAGCCCGTCGACCCGCTGTCACGCCGGCCGGCCGTGTTTCTTCCCGCGGGTGGCGGTGAATCGGCCCACGACCCTGGTGACAACGCTTCGGTCGTGATCGCCGAGGATCCCGATGGCGACTCGGTTCGGGAGCCCGACGGAGCTTCGGAGTCGGCCCTGTTCAACGCCGTCGTCGACGAGTCGACGGCCTTCGAGGGGGTCGGCTCCGCGGAGAGCTCCGGCGAGGGCTCCGGCGGATCCGAATCGTTCGTCGGTGATTCGCAGGGGGTCACCGACGGCATCGCCTTGGCTCATGACCTCGCCACGCTGCCCGGAGCCGGGGCGCGGCGTCCCCGCCGCGCCGACGACGGCGGCGCCCTTCGGCAACTGCCCGGGATCGTCCTCGGCGGCCTGCTCTCGATTCCCGTCGCCTACGCGATCCTGCTGTGGGGTTTCCACCGCGATCCGTTCCGGGTCGGCGCCGCCCTGCCGGAAGGCATGCGGTTCCTCGTGCCTGCCAAGGTTCGCGGGGCCTCGGGGCGCCCACGGCTCCCGACCCTCGATCGGCTGCCGCCACCGCCCAGGGGCCGTGGCGAACGCGGCACTGCCTTCACGACCGCGATCGAGACCGCCGGCTCCCCGGCCGAGCCCGCCGGAATTGCCGAGGTCGATCCTGAGACCGCGATCGGCACGGTCGCGCCGCTGCCCGCCGAGCCCGCGACAGCGGAGATCGACCGGGCCGGACTCACCGCCACGGTGGCCCGCGCGACCAGCGCGGCCCGGGCCATCGACGGCGTCGCGGACGACGACGACCGCCGGCCGGAGCTCGTGGAACAGTGGTACCGGGCGATCACCGCGGCAGCGGCCGAACTGGTGGTAGTCGACAATTCCGCCGCTGCCGCGGGACGCCCGCTGCCCGACCTGCACCGGGAGCTCGCCGAGGCGCTGCCGGCGCGGATCGGCGAACCGGGGGCGTTCGCTCCCCTCGGCACACTGCCCCCGCCGGGGGCCGCGGCCTTGACAAATGGCGACGATGGGCTCGTCGTCACCGGAACGCTCACGGCATCGACCCGTCGCGGCGGGATGTGGTCGTCGGCGGTGGTCCTCCAGCCGGCGGCGGGCGGCGATGCTGCCGCGCCCCGGTCGGTCGTCGTCGTCTCCCGTCACGCTCCGGCGGCCCAGGTGGGCGAAAGCGTCGTGGTCGCCGGCATTCCGCTCGTCGATGGGGTGGTGTGGGGCGCCGCGGTCTGGCATCCCGCTCGGTAGCTGGTCCTTGGCCGAAGCGCTCCAGGGTTTTTGTCCACTGGTTCCCAGGAGACGGTGACGGGTGACCGTCGCCCGCGCCATCCGATGATCCCGTCCGCACGGTCCATCGCGGCAGCGGTCGCCGGCGGTTCGTCGGCTGCGGCGGTGTTGGCCGAGCATGTCCGGCTCCATCGCGCGTCCCATGCCCGTCTCAACGCCCTCGTGCTGCCCCGCCACGATGGGGCCGCCACCGAGGCCGCCGCCCTCGACGCCAGCGGCTGCCACGGCCGTCCGCTGGCCGGCGTGCCGGTGAGCGTGAAGGAATGCTTCGGGGTCGTCGGCCTGCCCACCACGTTGGGTATCCGAAACCGTCGCGGTCGGATCGACCGCACCGACGCCCTCCTCGTGGCCCGGCTCCGGGCGGCGGGCGCCATCGTCGTCGGGAAGGCCAACGTTCCCCAGGCGATGTACCTCCACGAGACCGACAACCCGGTCCACGGCCGCACCGCACACCCGACGGATCCCGCCCGCGGGCCCGGCGGGTCGAGCGGAGGCGATGCGGCGTTGGTCGGCGCGGGGGTGGTGCCGCTGGCGTTGGGAAACGACCTCGCCGGGAGCATCCGCCAACCGGCGCACGCCTGCGGTCTCTGCAGCCTCGTGCCCCGGACCACGGCGCTCGGCGAGGGGGGGGCCTTCGACAACCTCCCGAGCCTCACCGTCGTCCGTCCGCGCGCCGGGTTCCTCGCCCGCGAAGTCGCCGATCTGCACCTCGCCGCGGCAACGCTCATCGGTGGCGCCGGGGCACCGGCGCGCGACGGGCCGCTCACCGTGGGCTGGTGGGACGAAGCCGGGCCGGTCGGCGCCTCGCCGGCGATCCGCCGTGCCGTCGCCGAGGCGGTCGGGATCCTCGTGGCGCGGGGGGCGGTCGCCACGCGGATCGACGACGATCTCGCGACCGAGGCCGCGTGGCTGCACCTGGCACTGTTGTCGGCCGACGGCGGGGCCGACGTGCGGCGGTTGTTCGCCGGCGAGCGGCCGATCGCCGGCATCCGGCGGATCCTCGGGCTCGCCCGACTGCCACGGCGCTGGCGGCCGACGGTCGCCGTGGCCGCCCGGTCGCTCGGGCGTCGGATCGAGGCCTCGGCGCTCCTCGC is a window from the Planctomycetota bacterium genome containing:
- a CDS encoding tyrosine recombinase, producing MAAREGGPFDARAERFLEHLASQRGASPLTLKSYREDLLQLGGFLASAGCADPAGATTTLLRRYAGGLAASGYAATTVARKLASMRSFYAFGQREGWVRANPARPVRSPRKARRLPRFLSGEEIARLLAAPNPRAAGGLRDRAILELMYSAGLRVREVVSLDEADLDLDDGSVRVRGKGRRERLGMVGRHARDALSAWLTSRSDGHSGRSRALFTNRAGGRLSVRGVARLLEKHLAAVGLAGRASPHTLRHSFATHLLDAGADIRSVQELLGHKSLATTQIYTHVTTSRLLEAFDKAHPRAR
- the bshB1 gene encoding bacillithiol biosynthesis deacetylase BshB1; amino-acid sequence: MIDALVIAPHPDDAELGMAGTIALLRAQGHSVGVLDLTDGEPTPHGSVETRALETAAATRELGLDWRENLGLPNRRLRANLAARAALAGVIRRTRPRWLFAPHWVDAHPDHIAATRLVTAARFWAKLTKCDLPGEPWHPQRIYHYAAVHLKVHFRPAFVVDISSTWEVKRRCLSCYASQFPPDAPPPTVLDRVEAAARYFGALAGVSHGEAFTCREPICLRNLGGLF